The following proteins come from a genomic window of Yinghuangia sp. ASG 101:
- a CDS encoding ABC transporter ATP-binding protein: protein MAVRGVTVRFAGLVALDAVSFTVAPGSIHAVIGPNGAGKSTCFNVLSGVYKATRGTVRMGADELTRLPPHRIARLGLARTFQNIVLTHGSVADNLMLGRHVLTRSGFVATALHLPGVAREQRRHRERAREIAEFLDLGAVFDAPVTLLPYGVRKRVEMARALCMEPKVLLLDEPVAGMNTTERLRTADAIAAVRDSLGISIVLVEHDMGMVMRLADEVTVLDFGRRVVSGPPEEVRNNPEVIRAYLGTGEDEADTDAGNAVRDDARRENGDPQ from the coding sequence CTGGCCGTCCGCGGTGTCACGGTGCGTTTCGCGGGCCTTGTCGCACTCGACGCGGTCAGCTTCACCGTCGCACCCGGCAGCATCCACGCGGTCATCGGCCCCAACGGAGCCGGGAAGTCGACGTGCTTCAACGTGCTTTCGGGCGTCTACAAGGCCACCCGCGGCACCGTCCGCATGGGCGCCGACGAGCTGACCCGGCTGCCGCCGCACCGGATCGCCCGGCTCGGGCTGGCCCGGACGTTCCAGAACATCGTGCTCACGCACGGCTCGGTCGCCGACAACCTCATGCTCGGGCGGCACGTGCTGACCCGGTCGGGCTTCGTGGCGACCGCGCTGCACCTGCCGGGGGTCGCGCGCGAGCAGCGTCGGCACCGCGAACGGGCTAGGGAGATCGCCGAGTTCCTGGACCTGGGCGCGGTCTTCGACGCACCGGTGACGCTCCTGCCGTACGGCGTCCGCAAGCGCGTCGAGATGGCCCGCGCCCTGTGCATGGAGCCGAAGGTCCTGCTGCTGGACGAGCCGGTGGCCGGTATGAACACCACCGAGCGCCTGCGTACCGCGGACGCCATCGCCGCGGTGCGCGACAGCCTCGGGATCTCGATCGTCCTGGTCGAGCACGACATGGGCATGGTCATGCGCCTGGCCGACGAGGTGACGGTCCTCGACTTCGGCCGCCGCGTCGTCTCCGGCCCGCCCGAGGAGGTGCGGAACAACCCCGAGGTGATCCGCGCCTATCTCGGCACCGGCGAGGACGAGGCCGACACGGACGCCGGAAACGCGGTCCGGGACGACGCACGGCGAGAGAACGGGGACCCGCAATGA
- a CDS encoding branched-chain amino acid ABC transporter permease has translation MTKFSEIALNGLALGSVYALIALGFVVIFKASGVMNFAHGSLLLLGGYVIAELHDDLGFAGAVLVGVLVTAAGAGLMELLFIRGLGTVDLHVLTILTIGIDILLTTELVRRIGSDTLSLGDPWGNGSVRIGSAYIAEARIASIVVATILIGFFFAAFRYTAWGLSMRAASEDREAAALMGVSMKRVQLVAWCVAGALAAVAAVFLTAAPTSGLDRTTGQIALKAFPAAVLGGMDSAPGALVGALMIGLAEALAAGYQSELDVLGGGVSGIAPYIVMILILLWRPTGLLGSKELSRV, from the coding sequence ATGACCAAGTTCTCCGAGATAGCCCTCAACGGGCTCGCTCTCGGATCGGTGTACGCCCTCATCGCGCTGGGCTTCGTGGTGATCTTCAAGGCCTCGGGCGTGATGAACTTCGCGCACGGTTCGCTGCTCCTCCTCGGCGGCTATGTCATCGCCGAACTCCACGACGACCTCGGCTTCGCCGGCGCGGTCCTCGTCGGTGTGCTGGTCACCGCCGCCGGTGCCGGGCTCATGGAGCTGCTGTTCATCCGGGGCCTGGGCACGGTCGACCTGCATGTGCTGACGATCCTGACCATCGGCATCGACATCCTGCTGACCACCGAACTCGTGCGCCGGATCGGCTCGGACACGCTGTCGCTGGGCGACCCGTGGGGCAACGGCTCGGTGCGGATCGGCAGCGCCTACATCGCCGAGGCGCGCATCGCGTCGATCGTCGTGGCGACGATCCTGATCGGCTTCTTCTTCGCGGCGTTCCGCTACACCGCGTGGGGCCTGTCGATGCGGGCCGCGTCCGAGGACCGCGAGGCGGCGGCCCTCATGGGCGTCAGCATGAAGCGGGTCCAACTCGTCGCGTGGTGCGTCGCGGGCGCGCTGGCCGCGGTCGCCGCGGTGTTCCTGACCGCCGCGCCGACATCGGGCCTGGACCGGACGACCGGGCAGATCGCGCTCAAGGCCTTCCCCGCCGCGGTGTTGGGCGGCATGGACTCCGCGCCGGGTGCGCTGGTCGGCGCGCTCATGATCGGTCTGGCCGAGGCGCTGGCGGCCGGCTACCAGAGCGAACTCGACGTGCTCGGCGGCGGCGTCTCGGGCATCGCGCCGTACATCGTCATGATCCTCATCCTGCTGTGGCGGCCGACGGGCCTGCTCGGATCGAAGGAACTGAGCCGTGTCTGA